A single window of Desulfonatronovibrio hydrogenovorans DSM 9292 DNA harbors:
- the murJ gene encoding murein biosynthesis integral membrane protein MurJ, with the protein MNSDQSSHTSSRAMARNAFVVGGATFLSRILGFARDLIIAFALGAGPIADAFFVAFRLPNLLRRLFAEGSLTMAFVPVFTKIKHSQGTEEAYALARSVQIWLLMIVGLITLAALVFAGPITGIIAPGFKSSPEIFDLTVTLVRICFPYILFISSVALCMGILNSMNHFFAPAAAPALMNLTLIGFALAAYLSGGNVALYLSIGVFVSGIVQWYFQYPFLRNINFSWKGDYSLKHPGVLRIGKLMLPTVLGAAVYQLNILIGTVLASFLAAGSISYLYYADRLVQFPLGVFAVAISTVALPSLSVLAGKGDMEGFKRTLNTSLGLTLFIALPSTAGLIGLSHPLIDVIFGRGEFTVQAVHATSLALVGYAAGLPAFSCVRPLVSAFYALEDTRTPVKIAVLSLIVNIGLGILLMQKLDHFGLALAASISSWVNVILLGLALKRKTGQWLTGSSDLWKMAAASSVLLFGTKYLSVTPWMAIALIPAWGAFYFALAMALKLPQALIISRLLPVKRNP; encoded by the coding sequence TTGAACTCCGACCAGTCCAGCCATACATCATCAAGGGCCATGGCCCGCAACGCCTTTGTTGTGGGCGGTGCTACTTTTCTGAGCAGGATCCTGGGATTTGCCCGGGACCTGATCATTGCCTTTGCCCTGGGAGCCGGACCCATTGCTGACGCTTTTTTTGTAGCTTTTCGGCTTCCCAACCTGCTGAGGCGTCTTTTTGCAGAAGGTTCCCTGACCATGGCCTTTGTGCCGGTCTTCACCAAGATCAAACATTCCCAGGGTACAGAAGAAGCTTATGCCCTTGCCAGGTCCGTTCAAATCTGGCTTCTGATGATTGTCGGACTGATCACCCTGGCAGCCCTTGTTTTTGCAGGCCCCATCACCGGCATTATTGCCCCTGGATTTAAAAGCAGTCCGGAAATTTTTGACCTAACCGTCACCCTGGTAAGAATCTGCTTCCCATACATACTGTTCATCTCCTCAGTGGCTTTATGCATGGGAATCTTAAATTCCATGAACCACTTCTTTGCCCCTGCTGCAGCCCCGGCCCTGATGAACCTGACCCTCATCGGATTTGCCCTGGCTGCCTACCTGAGCGGTGGAAACGTAGCCCTTTACCTGTCCATCGGCGTTTTTGTTTCCGGAATTGTCCAATGGTACTTTCAGTACCCCTTTTTACGGAACATCAACTTTTCCTGGAAAGGGGACTATTCTCTGAAACACCCCGGGGTACTCAGGATAGGCAAGTTGATGCTCCCTACAGTCCTTGGAGCGGCTGTTTATCAGTTAAACATCCTCATCGGCACGGTCCTGGCATCATTTTTGGCTGCCGGGTCCATATCCTATCTCTACTATGCCGACCGTCTGGTCCAGTTTCCTCTGGGGGTTTTTGCAGTAGCCATCAGCACGGTTGCCCTGCCCTCTTTGTCCGTTTTGGCCGGAAAAGGAGACATGGAAGGATTCAAAAGAACACTTAATACCTCTCTGGGCCTAACCCTTTTTATTGCCCTGCCTTCTACAGCCGGCCTCATCGGCTTGAGCCACCCGCTTATTGATGTGATTTTCGGCAGAGGTGAATTCACTGTGCAGGCGGTTCATGCTACATCCCTGGCCCTGGTGGGGTATGCTGCTGGCCTGCCGGCCTTTTCCTGCGTACGCCCGCTGGTTTCAGCATTTTACGCTCTGGAAGACACCAGAACCCCGGTCAAAATCGCCGTCCTGAGTCTGATAGTTAATATCGGCCTGGGAATCCTCCTGATGCAGAAGCTTGACCATTTCGGACTGGCCCTGGCAGCCAGCATTTCTTCATGGGTCAACGTAATCCTGCTGGGGCTGGCCTTGAAAAGAAAAACCGGACAATGGCTGACTGGCAGTTCTGATCTCTGGAAAATGGCTGCAGCAAGTTCTGTTTTACTTTTTGGAACAAAGTATTTATCAGTAACCCCCTGGATGGCCATCGCCCTGATCCCGGCTTGGGGGGCATTTTACTTTGCCCTGGCCATGGCCCTGAAGCTTCCCCAGGCTTTGATCATCTCAAGGCTGCTGCCTGTAAAAAGAAACCCTTAA